A window of the Radiobacillus deserti genome harbors these coding sequences:
- a CDS encoding carbohydrate ABC transporter permease, translated as MTVITIMAVVLISSLAGYGFSKLDIPFKHVFLTFILMAMMIPFHGLLIPLFSIIKGLGLLNTHAALVLIYVTFQLPFTVYMMKNSFDAIPTSLRESALIDGASEFRVFFKVILPLAWPGVATVAIFSAYTTWNDFVVALVFANSEGLQTLNLGLTNLAIGEYGTSWGLLSAGSIISILPIIVLFIFLQRYFISGLTTGAVK; from the coding sequence TTGACCGTTATCACCATTATGGCAGTTGTTTTGATTAGTTCCCTAGCAGGCTATGGGTTTTCAAAATTAGATATTCCTTTTAAACATGTGTTCCTTACATTCATTCTAATGGCAATGATGATTCCATTTCACGGGCTACTAATACCGTTGTTCTCAATTATTAAAGGCTTAGGTTTGTTGAATACTCATGCTGCGTTAGTACTTATTTATGTGACATTCCAGCTTCCGTTTACTGTTTATATGATGAAAAACTCATTTGATGCTATCCCTACTAGCTTACGTGAGTCTGCGCTTATTGATGGGGCGAGTGAATTTAGAGTGTTTTTTAAAGTTATATTACCACTTGCATGGCCTGGTGTAGCAACAGTTGCTATCTTTTCCGCTTACACTACTTGGAATGACTTTGTGGTTGCGTTAGTATTCGCAAATAGTGAAGGCTTACAAACATTAAACTTAGGATTAACGAATTTGGCAATTGGAGAATACGGAACGAGCTGGGGATTATTGTCTGCAGGTTCTATCATCAGTATTTTGCCGATTATTGTTCTATTCATTTTCTTACAACGATATTTTATTAGTGGATTGACTACTGGAGCTGTGAAGTAG